A segment of the Staphylococcus ratti genome:
AAAAAAGACATCGCCTCAAAAATTAAGTGGGGAGGGTAGAAAGTTGGGGATATAAAAAGGTTGAGACATAACGCATAGAACGTTTTGTCTCAACCTCTACTAGGTCATTCATTAGAATGAATGATACAATCCTATTTCAAGGATCCAAACTGCATATATAATGCAATCGCTCGCTTGAGATCAGCATAATTCATTTGACTATACCACTGAGTTTCACGAAAGCACGCTAAAATCTCATCAGAAGTATGAAGTCCTTCAGGAAACTCAGCGTGTGCATACATATGCCGTGCCAAATCACCTAATGGCGTATCATCATCTAAGAAATCTCGCATGTAATCATAAAAGCTCAAATTGTTCACCTCATTTGCGAGCCGACATACATTATAACATATAAATGGGCTAAGGATAGGGCAAAATATATAAGCGTTATGTAGAAATATTAGTAGGTAAAATTGAAAATTGAAAATGTATAGATATCAGCTGTATGCTACGCTTTTTGAGGTGACATATTGTTAGGGCAATGGGGCGAGAAGTGATAAAAAATCGTCTGCTTTCGTGATTAGGCAAATACTTTCTCAAAAGAGGCATTTAATCTAGTGTAGACAATTCGTTTTAGTATTGCTATGAATGAAAAAAGAGTAGGTATCGGCTCGTTTTTTCGAGAGACATTAATAGGGCTTATAGCAGTTTTAAGGACTTTATTATTTGGTGTTACAGACTCCAGATATACAATTTTCACAATCAATCATTGATTTCATATGTTCGATATTAGTAATAATTATATTAGATTTAGAATAGCGCATACATTTTGCGTTTTTAAGCATCTTTATAGATCTCGCAACATTTTCTCTAGTTGTACCACAGTATTGACTTAACTCTTCTTGAGTTATTTTGATAGAAATTCTAATATTTTTACCCTCTTGAACACCAAAAGTATTTGCTAATCTTAAAATGATGGAGATTAAGCTTAAAATAGGAAACATCCGTTTTAGGATA
Coding sequences within it:
- a CDS encoding YozE family protein yields the protein MNNLSFYDYMRDFLDDDTPLGDLARHMYAHAEFPEGLHTSDEILACFRETQWYSQMNYADLKRAIALYMQFGSLK
- a CDS encoding helix-turn-helix domain-containing protein — translated: MFPILSLISIILRLANTFGVQEGKNIRISIKITQEELSQYCGTTRENVARSIKMLKNAKCMRYSKSNIIITNIEHMKSMIDCENCISGVCNTK